In Corylus avellana chromosome ca2, CavTom2PMs-1.0, the following proteins share a genomic window:
- the LOC132170970 gene encoding protein STRUBBELIG-RECEPTOR FAMILY 3 isoform X2, protein MGCMNRSFCAGVCIGLLLISTARFCVGVTDPLDVMAINSLYVALGYPPLLGWLLVGGDPCGDKWQGVECVFSNITELRLSAVNLGGVLGDSLGSFGSILAIDFSNNHIGGTIPSILPLTIRNFSLSNNKFIGSIPDSLSSSGQLMELSFNNNLLTGGIPDAFQHLTGLMNLDLSGNNLSGQLPPSLGNLSALTTLHLQNNQLSGTLDVLQSLLLQDLNIENNLFSGPIPATLLRIPNFRKDGNPFNTTVLPSPPTAAAPLAPAAAAPYSAKAPGQPANGRFVPENLKNTGSGEILTAKRVTWIAVIGSLILIAIGLCLCKLRCLKGRKEKKNAERHDIGAYKGSREKLKYTESPVQQNGLIEKVPRETVVKPLDRHVIDNGRKLATPKLQNDQEVDVKKMSSVSMHEDDEIDMTSMDMTFLPPPPPPPFFPVEKISVKPMAPIKVTTSRDPSKSLNTSSVKFFTVAMLQQYTNSFSQENFIGEGMLGSVYRAELHDGKLLAIKKLDTKVSRQQSDEEFVELVSSISRLCHAHIVELVGYCAEHGQQLLVYEYCRNGTLHDALHVDDEIHKRLTWKTRIQMALGAARALEYLHEICQPPIVHRNFKSANLLLDDKLEVRVSDCGLAPLLSSGSASQLSGRLLTAYGYGAPEFDSGSYTYQSDVYSFGVVMLELLTGRKSFDRSRPRGEQFLVRWAIPQLHDIDALAKMVDPSLKGVYPIKSLSRFADIISSCVQREPEFRPSISEIVQELLQMT, encoded by the exons ATGGGTTGCATGAACCGGAGTTTTTGTGCGGGAGTCTGTATTGGGTTGCTGTTGATTTCTACAGCGAGATTTTGTGTTGGGGTCACTGACCCTCTTGATG TTATGGCAATTAATAGCTTATATGTTGCTCTGGGCTACCCGCCACTTCTTGGGTGGCTTCTTGTTGGAGGAGACCCATGCGGGGATAAGTGGCAAGGTGTTGAGTGTGTTTTCTCAAACATAACGGAACT ACGACTAAGTGCCGTAAATTTGGGAGGAGTATTGGGCGATAGCTTGGGAAGCTTTGGATCGATCTTAGCAAT AGATTTTAGCAACAACCATATTGGCGGGACCATTCCATCAATTTTGCCCCTTACCATCAGGAACTT TTCTCTTTCGAATAACAAATTCATTGGAAGCATCCCCGACAGTTTGTCATCATCAGGTCAATTAATGGAATT GTCATTCAACAATAACCTTCTAACTGGGGGAATACCAGATGCCTTTCAACATCTTACTGGTTTGATGAACTT AGATCTGTCGGGCAACAATTTAAGTGGTCAGTTGCCTCCCTCATTGGGAAATTTGTCAGCTCTTACCACATT GCACTTGCAGAACAATCAACTTTCGGGGACCCTTGATGTTTTACAGAGTCTTCTCCTGCAGGATCT GAACATAGAGAACAATCTATTCTCTGGACCTATACCTGCAACATTACTGAGGATTCCAAATTTCAG AAAAGATGGAAATCCATTTAATACTACAGTTCTTCCATCACCCCCAACTGCAGCCGCTCCTCTTGCGCCGGCGGCGGCGGCACCATACTCTGCAAAAGCCCCTGGGCAACCAGCAAATGGACGATTTGTCCCAGAAAACCTGAAGAATACAGGATCCGGGGAAATTTTGACAGCCAAGAGGGTCACTTGGATTGCTGTTATAGGGAGTTTAATTCTTATTGCAATCGGGCTGTGCCTATGTAAGTTGAGATGCTTGAAaggaaggaaagagaaaaagaatgcTGAGAGGCATGATATTGGTGCCTATAAGGGCTCTAGAGAAAAGCTTAAATACACTGAATCTCCGGTTCAGCAAAATGGTCTAATAGAGAAAG TTCCAAGAGAGACAGTTGTGAAACCACTAGATAGGCATGTAATAGACAATGGAAGAAAACTTGCCACTCCAAAGCTTCAGAATGACCAAGAGGTAGATGTGAAAAAAATGTCTTCAGTTTCAATGCATGAGGATGATGAGATAGACATGACCAGCATGGATATGACTTTCTtgccaccaccacctcctcctccaTTCTTTCCCGTTGAGAAGATCAGTGTGAAACCGATGGCGCCTATCAAAGTAACTACAAGTAGAGATCCCTCTAAGAGTCTGAACACAAGTTCTGTAAAATTTTTCACTGTCGCAATGCTTCAGCAGTATACAAATAGcttttctcaagaaaattttattgggGAAGGCATGCTTGGTAGTGTTTATAGGGCTGAGCTCCATGATGGAAAG CTACTGGCAATCAAGAAACTAGACACTAAAGTTTCCAGGCAGCAGAGTGATGAGGAATTCGTTGAACTAGTTTCTAGTATCTCTAGACTTTGCCATGCTCATATTGTGGAGCTTGTGGGTTACTGTGCTGAGCATGGTCAGCAGCTACTTGTGTATGAGTATTGCAGAAATGGGACGCTTCATGATGCACTGCATGTGGATGATGAGATTCATAAAAGACTTACATGGAAAACACGCATCCAAATGGCGCTTGGAGCTGCGAGAGCCCTAGA GTATTTGCATGAGATCTGCCAGCCACCCATTGTTCACCGAAATTTCAAGTCTGCCAATCTTCTCCTTGATGACAAGCTTGAAGTTCGTGTCTCAGACTGTGGTTTGGCTCCTCTACTGTCATCTGGTTCGGCGAGTCAG TTGTCCGGACGGCTTCTCACTGCTTATGGTTATGGTGCCCCGGAATTTGACTCGGGAAGTTATACTTACCAGAGTGACGTCTATAGTTTTGGAGTTGTAATGTTAGAACTCCTCACAGGGCGGAAGTCATTCGACAG gtcACGGCCACGGGGGGAGCAATTTTTGGTTAGATGGGCAATTCCTCAGCTTCATGATATTGATGCATTAGCAAAGATGGTTGATCCCTCATTAAAAGGAGTTTATCCGATCAAGTCGTTATCACGATTTGCTGATATTATTTCCTCATGTGTGCAG CGGGAGCCGGAATTCAGGCCGTCAATATCTGAAATTGTCCAAGAACTCTTACAAATGACTTAG
- the LOC132170970 gene encoding protein STRUBBELIG-RECEPTOR FAMILY 3 isoform X1: protein MGCMNRSFCAGVCIGLLLISTARFCVGVTDPLDVMAINSLYVALGYPPLLGWLLVGGDPCGDKWQGVECVFSNITELRLSAVNLGGVLGDSLGSFGSILAIDFSNNHIGGTIPSILPLTIRNFSLSNNKFIGSIPDSLSSSGQLMELSFNNNLLTGGIPDAFQHLTGLMNLDLSGNNLSGQLPPSLGNLSALTTLHLQNNQLSGTLDVLQSLLLQDLNIENNLFSGPIPATLLRIPNFRKDGNPFNTTVLPSPPTAAAPLAPAAAAPYSAKAPGQPANGRFVPENLKNTGSGEILTAKRVTWIAVIGSLILIAIGLCLCKLRCLKGRKEKKNAERHDIGAYKGSREKLKYTESPVQQNGLIEKAVPRETVVKPLDRHVIDNGRKLATPKLQNDQEVDVKKMSSVSMHEDDEIDMTSMDMTFLPPPPPPPFFPVEKISVKPMAPIKVTTSRDPSKSLNTSSVKFFTVAMLQQYTNSFSQENFIGEGMLGSVYRAELHDGKLLAIKKLDTKVSRQQSDEEFVELVSSISRLCHAHIVELVGYCAEHGQQLLVYEYCRNGTLHDALHVDDEIHKRLTWKTRIQMALGAARALEYLHEICQPPIVHRNFKSANLLLDDKLEVRVSDCGLAPLLSSGSASQLSGRLLTAYGYGAPEFDSGSYTYQSDVYSFGVVMLELLTGRKSFDRSRPRGEQFLVRWAIPQLHDIDALAKMVDPSLKGVYPIKSLSRFADIISSCVQREPEFRPSISEIVQELLQMT, encoded by the exons ATGGGTTGCATGAACCGGAGTTTTTGTGCGGGAGTCTGTATTGGGTTGCTGTTGATTTCTACAGCGAGATTTTGTGTTGGGGTCACTGACCCTCTTGATG TTATGGCAATTAATAGCTTATATGTTGCTCTGGGCTACCCGCCACTTCTTGGGTGGCTTCTTGTTGGAGGAGACCCATGCGGGGATAAGTGGCAAGGTGTTGAGTGTGTTTTCTCAAACATAACGGAACT ACGACTAAGTGCCGTAAATTTGGGAGGAGTATTGGGCGATAGCTTGGGAAGCTTTGGATCGATCTTAGCAAT AGATTTTAGCAACAACCATATTGGCGGGACCATTCCATCAATTTTGCCCCTTACCATCAGGAACTT TTCTCTTTCGAATAACAAATTCATTGGAAGCATCCCCGACAGTTTGTCATCATCAGGTCAATTAATGGAATT GTCATTCAACAATAACCTTCTAACTGGGGGAATACCAGATGCCTTTCAACATCTTACTGGTTTGATGAACTT AGATCTGTCGGGCAACAATTTAAGTGGTCAGTTGCCTCCCTCATTGGGAAATTTGTCAGCTCTTACCACATT GCACTTGCAGAACAATCAACTTTCGGGGACCCTTGATGTTTTACAGAGTCTTCTCCTGCAGGATCT GAACATAGAGAACAATCTATTCTCTGGACCTATACCTGCAACATTACTGAGGATTCCAAATTTCAG AAAAGATGGAAATCCATTTAATACTACAGTTCTTCCATCACCCCCAACTGCAGCCGCTCCTCTTGCGCCGGCGGCGGCGGCACCATACTCTGCAAAAGCCCCTGGGCAACCAGCAAATGGACGATTTGTCCCAGAAAACCTGAAGAATACAGGATCCGGGGAAATTTTGACAGCCAAGAGGGTCACTTGGATTGCTGTTATAGGGAGTTTAATTCTTATTGCAATCGGGCTGTGCCTATGTAAGTTGAGATGCTTGAAaggaaggaaagagaaaaagaatgcTGAGAGGCATGATATTGGTGCCTATAAGGGCTCTAGAGAAAAGCTTAAATACACTGAATCTCCGGTTCAGCAAAATGGTCTAATAGAGAAAG caGTTCCAAGAGAGACAGTTGTGAAACCACTAGATAGGCATGTAATAGACAATGGAAGAAAACTTGCCACTCCAAAGCTTCAGAATGACCAAGAGGTAGATGTGAAAAAAATGTCTTCAGTTTCAATGCATGAGGATGATGAGATAGACATGACCAGCATGGATATGACTTTCTtgccaccaccacctcctcctccaTTCTTTCCCGTTGAGAAGATCAGTGTGAAACCGATGGCGCCTATCAAAGTAACTACAAGTAGAGATCCCTCTAAGAGTCTGAACACAAGTTCTGTAAAATTTTTCACTGTCGCAATGCTTCAGCAGTATACAAATAGcttttctcaagaaaattttattgggGAAGGCATGCTTGGTAGTGTTTATAGGGCTGAGCTCCATGATGGAAAG CTACTGGCAATCAAGAAACTAGACACTAAAGTTTCCAGGCAGCAGAGTGATGAGGAATTCGTTGAACTAGTTTCTAGTATCTCTAGACTTTGCCATGCTCATATTGTGGAGCTTGTGGGTTACTGTGCTGAGCATGGTCAGCAGCTACTTGTGTATGAGTATTGCAGAAATGGGACGCTTCATGATGCACTGCATGTGGATGATGAGATTCATAAAAGACTTACATGGAAAACACGCATCCAAATGGCGCTTGGAGCTGCGAGAGCCCTAGA GTATTTGCATGAGATCTGCCAGCCACCCATTGTTCACCGAAATTTCAAGTCTGCCAATCTTCTCCTTGATGACAAGCTTGAAGTTCGTGTCTCAGACTGTGGTTTGGCTCCTCTACTGTCATCTGGTTCGGCGAGTCAG TTGTCCGGACGGCTTCTCACTGCTTATGGTTATGGTGCCCCGGAATTTGACTCGGGAAGTTATACTTACCAGAGTGACGTCTATAGTTTTGGAGTTGTAATGTTAGAACTCCTCACAGGGCGGAAGTCATTCGACAG gtcACGGCCACGGGGGGAGCAATTTTTGGTTAGATGGGCAATTCCTCAGCTTCATGATATTGATGCATTAGCAAAGATGGTTGATCCCTCATTAAAAGGAGTTTATCCGATCAAGTCGTTATCACGATTTGCTGATATTATTTCCTCATGTGTGCAG CGGGAGCCGGAATTCAGGCCGTCAATATCTGAAATTGTCCAAGAACTCTTACAAATGACTTAG
- the LOC132170970 gene encoding protein STRUBBELIG-RECEPTOR FAMILY 3 isoform X3, producing MTYIYTVSFNNNLLTGGIPDAFQHLTGLMNLDLSGNNLSGQLPPSLGNLSALTTLHLQNNQLSGTLDVLQSLLLQDLNIENNLFSGPIPATLLRIPNFRKDGNPFNTTVLPSPPTAAAPLAPAAAAPYSAKAPGQPANGRFVPENLKNTGSGEILTAKRVTWIAVIGSLILIAIGLCLCKLRCLKGRKEKKNAERHDIGAYKGSREKLKYTESPVQQNGLIEKAVPRETVVKPLDRHVIDNGRKLATPKLQNDQEVDVKKMSSVSMHEDDEIDMTSMDMTFLPPPPPPPFFPVEKISVKPMAPIKVTTSRDPSKSLNTSSVKFFTVAMLQQYTNSFSQENFIGEGMLGSVYRAELHDGKLLAIKKLDTKVSRQQSDEEFVELVSSISRLCHAHIVELVGYCAEHGQQLLVYEYCRNGTLHDALHVDDEIHKRLTWKTRIQMALGAARALEYLHEICQPPIVHRNFKSANLLLDDKLEVRVSDCGLAPLLSSGSASQLSGRLLTAYGYGAPEFDSGSYTYQSDVYSFGVVMLELLTGRKSFDRSRPRGEQFLVRWAIPQLHDIDALAKMVDPSLKGVYPIKSLSRFADIISSCVQREPEFRPSISEIVQELLQMT from the exons ATGACGTACATTTACACAGT GTCATTCAACAATAACCTTCTAACTGGGGGAATACCAGATGCCTTTCAACATCTTACTGGTTTGATGAACTT AGATCTGTCGGGCAACAATTTAAGTGGTCAGTTGCCTCCCTCATTGGGAAATTTGTCAGCTCTTACCACATT GCACTTGCAGAACAATCAACTTTCGGGGACCCTTGATGTTTTACAGAGTCTTCTCCTGCAGGATCT GAACATAGAGAACAATCTATTCTCTGGACCTATACCTGCAACATTACTGAGGATTCCAAATTTCAG AAAAGATGGAAATCCATTTAATACTACAGTTCTTCCATCACCCCCAACTGCAGCCGCTCCTCTTGCGCCGGCGGCGGCGGCACCATACTCTGCAAAAGCCCCTGGGCAACCAGCAAATGGACGATTTGTCCCAGAAAACCTGAAGAATACAGGATCCGGGGAAATTTTGACAGCCAAGAGGGTCACTTGGATTGCTGTTATAGGGAGTTTAATTCTTATTGCAATCGGGCTGTGCCTATGTAAGTTGAGATGCTTGAAaggaaggaaagagaaaaagaatgcTGAGAGGCATGATATTGGTGCCTATAAGGGCTCTAGAGAAAAGCTTAAATACACTGAATCTCCGGTTCAGCAAAATGGTCTAATAGAGAAAG caGTTCCAAGAGAGACAGTTGTGAAACCACTAGATAGGCATGTAATAGACAATGGAAGAAAACTTGCCACTCCAAAGCTTCAGAATGACCAAGAGGTAGATGTGAAAAAAATGTCTTCAGTTTCAATGCATGAGGATGATGAGATAGACATGACCAGCATGGATATGACTTTCTtgccaccaccacctcctcctccaTTCTTTCCCGTTGAGAAGATCAGTGTGAAACCGATGGCGCCTATCAAAGTAACTACAAGTAGAGATCCCTCTAAGAGTCTGAACACAAGTTCTGTAAAATTTTTCACTGTCGCAATGCTTCAGCAGTATACAAATAGcttttctcaagaaaattttattgggGAAGGCATGCTTGGTAGTGTTTATAGGGCTGAGCTCCATGATGGAAAG CTACTGGCAATCAAGAAACTAGACACTAAAGTTTCCAGGCAGCAGAGTGATGAGGAATTCGTTGAACTAGTTTCTAGTATCTCTAGACTTTGCCATGCTCATATTGTGGAGCTTGTGGGTTACTGTGCTGAGCATGGTCAGCAGCTACTTGTGTATGAGTATTGCAGAAATGGGACGCTTCATGATGCACTGCATGTGGATGATGAGATTCATAAAAGACTTACATGGAAAACACGCATCCAAATGGCGCTTGGAGCTGCGAGAGCCCTAGA GTATTTGCATGAGATCTGCCAGCCACCCATTGTTCACCGAAATTTCAAGTCTGCCAATCTTCTCCTTGATGACAAGCTTGAAGTTCGTGTCTCAGACTGTGGTTTGGCTCCTCTACTGTCATCTGGTTCGGCGAGTCAG TTGTCCGGACGGCTTCTCACTGCTTATGGTTATGGTGCCCCGGAATTTGACTCGGGAAGTTATACTTACCAGAGTGACGTCTATAGTTTTGGAGTTGTAATGTTAGAACTCCTCACAGGGCGGAAGTCATTCGACAG gtcACGGCCACGGGGGGAGCAATTTTTGGTTAGATGGGCAATTCCTCAGCTTCATGATATTGATGCATTAGCAAAGATGGTTGATCCCTCATTAAAAGGAGTTTATCCGATCAAGTCGTTATCACGATTTGCTGATATTATTTCCTCATGTGTGCAG CGGGAGCCGGAATTCAGGCCGTCAATATCTGAAATTGTCCAAGAACTCTTACAAATGACTTAG